GTGACCGCGGTAGCGGTAGGTTTTGACTTCGAGGATGTACGGCCCCTTGCCGGCGCGACAATGCGCGATGGCCTTGGCCCCGGCATCTCTGACCGCCAGAACGTCCATCCCATCAACCGCCTCACCGGGAATGCCAAACGCGGCCCCGCGGGTGTAGATGTCAGGGGAGGAGGTGGAGCGTTTCTGCGAAGTGCCCATGGCGTAGTGGTTGTTCTCGATGACAAACACCACCGGCAACTCCCAAAGAGCGGCCATATTGAACGTCTCATAAACCTGTCCCTGGTTCGCCGCCCCATCGCCGAAATAGGTGAAAGTCACGCGGTCATTGCCCAGGTATTTATCCGCCAGCGCCAGGCCCGCGCCGAGGGGCACATTAGCGCCTACGATGCCGTGGCCGCCATAGAAGTGTTTCTCGCGGCTGAACATGTGCATTGAGCCGCCTTTGCCGCGCGAATAGCCGCCCTCGCGTCCCGTTAGCTCGGCCATTACGCCATCGGGGTTCATCCCACAGGCCAGCATATGCCCGTGATCGCGGTAGGTGGTGATGCGTTTGTCGCCTTCTTCGGTGTTGGCCTCCAACCCGACAACAACGGCCTCCTGGCCAATGTAAAGGTGACAGAAGCCGCCAATCAGACCCATACCATAAAGCTGACCGGCCTTTTCCTCGAACCGGCGGATGAGCAGCATGTCGCGGTAAAACTGTTTCAGCTCCTCGGCAGAAACATTTGGTTTCTTCGTCGTTTTTCGGGCGGCCATGGGCAAATGGCTCCTTTGCTAGAGTAATAGTTTAGCGTTAAACTATCTTTTACAGCATGCCGTTGCGTTTTGCGAGGGAGTTTTTGACGCAGGGGCAGGGCAGGCGTTAAATCTCTGATAACAGGCTGCGACTTGGGCAAACTTGACCCATGTCAAAAACCAATCGCTTCGCCCGGTTCGAAATGTGGGATTTGGGTATTTTCCACAAGAAAGAAGCTGTATCCGCCCTGCTTCTTTCTTGTTCCAAATACCCTGATACCAAGGACTGCTCTGGGCAATGGCTCTCAAATGAGGATGCCAGAGATGGTGCAGCACCTTGGGAACGGAGTCGCGCTATGAGGATCGGATTGGCGTTCTGCGCATGTGGGGTTAACGGATCACAATCTCGTCTGACCGCAACAATCCCAGCACATCGCGCGCCTGTTGATCTAACAAATCCATATCGAGGTAGGTATCCGACAGCCGCAAGGTTAGATTCTCCATCCGCATCACTTGCGTCTCAAGCTCGGCCAGCTGTTCGCGCAGCACCTGTTCGCCGGCCTCAATCTCGGCCCGGCGGAAGAGACCGAAATCACCCTGAATGGCGGCAAACGCAAAATAGGCGGCAAGACCGAATGCAATGATGCTGAACACAAGTAAACCAACCGCCGGTCGTTTGAGCGCTGTCATCTGGGTCCGCCTTTGCCTCGTTTGCCCGTCTCTTGTCGGACGGTGCCCGGACACACTGCCATACCCGAATCGGTTTGTGAATCCCCTTTTCACACCAATGTCATAATGAGTAGAACTGAGGCGGAAGGAGAGTCTTTCATGCCACATCTGCCGCCGCGCGATGCGTTGCCCACACATGATGTGACCAATCAGCCCGAGGCGCTGTCCGGCCTGTCGCTTTGGCAAGGTGATCCGGGCCTGCAAACCCATGCGGACGCCGCCCGGGCAGACATCGCGCATCTGGCGCATTTTGCAGACACCATTGGCACGAGTGACATGGCCGAGGCCGGGCGATTGGCGAACCGGAACTCGCCCGAGCTGATGCTTTTCGATTCCGGCGGCAGGCGACTGGATGAGGTGCGGTTTCACCCCAGCTATCACCAGTTGATGCAGGCCGGAATTGGCGCAGGCTATTCTGCCATTGCATGGGAGGCCGGGAAGGGCGGTCATGCCACCCATGCCGCCATGGTCTATTTGATGAGCCAGGTGGAGCCGGGCGTGTGCTGTCCAATGACGATGACTTATGCCGCTATCCCGGCGCTGAGCGTGGATGAGGCGCTGTTCACGGAATGGGGTCCGAAACTCATGTCGCGGGTCTATGATGGCGCGCCCAAGCCGTTGGCGCACAAGCCCGGCGCGACGCTTGGCATGGCAATGACGGAAAAACAGGGCGGCTCGGACGTGCGGAGCAATGCCACACGGGCCACGCGGTCGCGCGATGGCTACCGATTGCGCGGACATAAATGGTTCTGTTCTGCACCCATGTCCGACGGCTTTCTCACTTTGGCGCAGGCACCCGGCGGGCTGACCTGTTTTCTTGTGCCGCGCTGGCTGGAGGGTGAACGCAACGCCATTCACATTCAACGTCTCAAGGACAAGCTGGGCAACCGCGCCAACGCCTTGGCCGAAATCGAATATCACGATGCGCTGGCCTACCCCTTGGGCGAGGAGGGCGCAGGCGTCAAGACGATCATCGAAATGGTGCATCACACCCGGCTGGACACTGCGTTGGCTCCTGCTGGGTTGATGCGCGCGGCGTTGGTCCATGCCACCCACTGGGCGCGCCACCGCACCGCGTTTCAGCGCAGCCTGATAGATCAGCCCCTGATGCAATCGGTACTGGCTGATCTGGCGCTTGACTGGGAAGGCGCGCTGGCTTTGGGGATGCATGTCGCCGCCGCTTTTGACCGCAAATCCGAGACCGACCGCGCCTTTGCCCGGCTGGGGGTGGCGCTGGCCAAGTATCTCAACAACAAGCTCTGTCCAGGATTCGTCTACGAAGCGATGGAGGCCCTCGGAGGCATGGGCTATGTCGAGGACACGCCCCTGCCGCTCCTTTACCGTGAGGCGCCACTCAACTCGATCTGGGAAGGATCGGGCAACGTTATCTGCCTCGACATCCTGCGCACTCTGCAACGCGCGCCCGAGGCGGGGGAGGCGCTCAGCGCGGAACTGGCATCTGTCGGCGGGCAATACCGCGGCTACGATGCCGCGCTGAAGGCGCATATGCGGCGGTTCCCGAAGCTGCCCGAAGAAGAACAGGCGCGGTGGTTCGTGGAAAGCCTGGCGACGCTTCTGACGGCGTCTGTTCTGATCCGAACCGCGCCGGCGGCATTGAGCGAGGGGTATGTACGCACAAGGCTGGCCGGAGAGA
This DNA window, taken from Roseovarius sp. S88, encodes the following:
- the pdhA gene encoding pyruvate dehydrogenase (acetyl-transferring) E1 component subunit alpha, with translation MAARKTTKKPNVSAEELKQFYRDMLLIRRFEEKAGQLYGMGLIGGFCHLYIGQEAVVVGLEANTEEGDKRITTYRDHGHMLACGMNPDGVMAELTGREGGYSRGKGGSMHMFSREKHFYGGHGIVGANVPLGAGLALADKYLGNDRVTFTYFGDGAANQGQVYETFNMAALWELPVVFVIENNHYAMGTSQKRSTSSPDIYTRGAAFGIPGEAVDGMDVLAVRDAGAKAIAHCRAGKGPYILEVKTYRYRGHSMSDPAKYRTREEVQKVREEKDCIENVREMLLSGKHATEDELKAIDKEVKGIVSASADFAKESPEPALEELWTDIYVDA
- a CDS encoding FtsB family cell division protein is translated as MTALKRPAVGLLVFSIIAFGLAAYFAFAAIQGDFGLFRRAEIEAGEQVLREQLAELETQVMRMENLTLRLSDTYLDMDLLDQQARDVLGLLRSDEIVIR
- a CDS encoding acyl-CoA dehydrogenase family protein, whose translation is MPHLPPRDALPTHDVTNQPEALSGLSLWQGDPGLQTHADAARADIAHLAHFADTIGTSDMAEAGRLANRNSPELMLFDSGGRRLDEVRFHPSYHQLMQAGIGAGYSAIAWEAGKGGHATHAAMVYLMSQVEPGVCCPMTMTYAAIPALSVDEALFTEWGPKLMSRVYDGAPKPLAHKPGATLGMAMTEKQGGSDVRSNATRATRSRDGYRLRGHKWFCSAPMSDGFLTLAQAPGGLTCFLVPRWLEGERNAIHIQRLKDKLGNRANALAEIEYHDALAYPLGEEGAGVKTIIEMVHHTRLDTALAPAGLMRAALVHATHWARHRTAFQRSLIDQPLMQSVLADLALDWEGALALGMHVAAAFDRKSETDRAFARLGVALAKYLNNKLCPGFVYEAMEALGGMGYVEDTPLPLLYREAPLNSIWEGSGNVICLDILRTLQRAPEAGEALSAELASVGGQYRGYDAALKAHMRRFPKLPEEEQARWFVESLATLLTASVLIRTAPAALSEGYVRTRLAGERGRTTGAIDGVEVARVLERIDGGKAFE